A genomic segment from Bradyrhizobium diazoefficiens USDA 110 encodes:
- a CDS encoding calcium-binding protein — translation MGIKPNPKSATSMTGRNPTRVAHFHAKGAETMALINGTAGDDVLPGTAADDQINGLQGNDTITGLDGNDTVSGGPGNDNIDGGAGNDTLDGNAGIDTIAGGDGDDTINGGAGDDTLNGNAGVDTIHGNAGIDTIDGGTGDDHLFGDAGDDSIHGGDGNDDVHGGAGADTLWGDAGDDTLSGDAGNDVLNGGDGNDVLNGGLGDDTLNGDAGNDTLNGGLGNDLLNGGMGDDILNGGAGADTLNGGDGIDTMHGDAGDDLMDGGGGNDVMFGDAGDDLMAGGAGNDTMSGGNGDDELSGGAGNDTLNGDAGDDTLAGGDGADVLNGGDGADSLSGGAGNDTLNGDAGDDELSGGNGADVLSGGLGDDVLTGGGGTDTHNFGDGTATNFGNDEVTDLSAADGDVVHVDAPAGFDPATVVVDDDGTNTVLDFGFGTIQLDGVSGGATPFESIDDINNAAGYTAIEVV, via the coding sequence ATGGGCATCAAGCCAAACCCAAAATCTGCGACGTCCATGACGGGCCGCAATCCGACCCGCGTCGCGCATTTCCATGCAAAGGGAGCGGAGACCATGGCACTCATCAACGGAACAGCAGGCGACGATGTATTGCCCGGCACGGCTGCGGACGATCAGATCAATGGCCTGCAAGGTAACGACACCATCACGGGTCTCGACGGCAACGATACCGTAAGCGGCGGTCCGGGCAACGATAACATCGATGGGGGTGCCGGCAACGATACCCTGGATGGAAATGCCGGTATCGATACGATCGCCGGTGGCGATGGCGATGACACGATCAATGGCGGCGCGGGCGACGATACGCTGAACGGAAATGCCGGCGTGGACACCATCCATGGAAACGCGGGCATCGATACAATCGATGGTGGAACCGGCGACGATCACCTCTTTGGTGACGCCGGCGACGACAGCATCCATGGCGGGGACGGCAACGATGACGTCCATGGCGGCGCAGGCGCGGACACCCTGTGGGGCGACGCCGGCGACGATACGTTGAGCGGCGACGCCGGCAATGACGTATTGAACGGCGGCGACGGTAACGACGTACTTAACGGCGGCCTCGGGGATGACACTCTGAATGGCGACGCCGGTAACGACACGCTGAACGGCGGACTTGGCAATGATCTGCTGAATGGCGGTATGGGCGACGACATCCTGAACGGTGGTGCCGGCGCCGATACGCTGAACGGTGGCGACGGTATCGACACCATGCATGGCGATGCCGGCGATGATCTCATGGATGGCGGCGGCGGCAACGATGTGATGTTCGGCGATGCCGGAGACGACCTCATGGCCGGCGGTGCGGGCAACGACACCATGAGCGGCGGTAACGGCGATGACGAACTCAGCGGCGGAGCCGGCAACGACACGCTGAACGGCGACGCCGGAGACGACACGCTGGCCGGCGGCGACGGCGCCGATGTCCTGAACGGTGGAGACGGGGCCGACTCCCTATCGGGAGGGGCCGGCAACGACACCCTGAATGGCGATGCCGGCGATGACGAGTTGAGCGGCGGCAACGGCGCCGATGTCCTCAGCGGCGGGCTCGGCGACGATGTGCTGACGGGCGGCGGAGGTACCGATACGCACAATTTCGGTGACGGTACGGCGACCAATTTCGGCAATGATGAGGTCACCGACCTCAGTGCCGCTGATGGCGATGTCGTTCATGTCGATGCTCCGGCAGGCTTTGACCCGGCCACGGTCGTCGTGGACGACGACGGCACCAACACGGTGCTGGATTTCGGCTTCGGCACAATCCAGCTCGACGGCGTCTCGGGCGGCGCGACACCGTTCGAGTCGATCGATGATATCAACAATGCCGCCGGTTATACGGCGATCGAAGTTGTCTAG
- a CDS encoding HD domain-containing protein: MTARNLAQALVIPDSLLAKEATDILREHSTDLLFNHSIRVYLFATEQGRQRNLRFDRELLYVAAAFHDLGLIKKFSSPDERFEVDGANAARQFLSTHNIAEDQMQTVWEAIALHTTPGIPKYMGPEVALLNSGVLLDVIGVGFEQFPAELREEIVAKYPRTNFREGFIQEYFAGFAHKPATTYGTVNAAVCERFIPGFKSPNACDLITASPFPDSQHKTHNHD; the protein is encoded by the coding sequence ATGACAGCCCGAAATCTCGCCCAGGCTCTCGTCATTCCCGATTCCTTGCTCGCGAAAGAGGCGACAGACATCCTGCGCGAACATTCCACCGATCTGCTGTTCAATCACTCGATCCGCGTCTACCTGTTCGCGACTGAGCAGGGTCGTCAGAGGAATCTGCGCTTCGACCGTGAGCTTCTGTACGTCGCCGCCGCATTTCACGATCTCGGCCTGATCAAGAAGTTCTCGAGCCCAGACGAGCGCTTCGAGGTCGATGGCGCAAATGCCGCACGGCAGTTTCTTAGCACCCATAACATCGCTGAAGATCAGATGCAGACCGTCTGGGAAGCAATCGCGCTGCACACCACTCCCGGCATCCCGAAGTATATGGGTCCTGAAGTAGCGCTCCTCAATTCCGGTGTTCTTCTCGATGTCATTGGAGTGGGGTTCGAGCAATTTCCTGCGGAGCTGCGCGAGGAAATCGTCGCCAAGTACCCGCGCACGAATTTCAGAGAAGGCTTCATTCAGGAGTATTTCGCCGGTTTTGCGCACAAGCCAGCGACCACGTACGGCACCGTCAACGCCGCCGTTTGCGAGCGTTTCATCCCGGGGTTCAAGAGTCCCAACGCCTGCGACCTGATCACTGCTTCTCCCTTCCCGGATTCCCAGCACAAGACTCACAATCATGACTAG
- a CDS encoding HD domain-containing protein, which translates to MSEIIAGIRVPDSAIARAATQLVRDTEDDLLYNHSRRVFLWGALTGERRGLKYDPELLYLGAMFHDLGLTEKYSSPDLRFEVDGANAARKFMKSYGVPERDIEDVWTAIALHTTPGIPEHMRPTIALVTAGVEMDVLGIAYHDFTHEQRDHVCVHHPREANFKENIIDHFANGIIKKPLTTFGNVKADVLALKDMNYVRQNFCSIILGSAWPH; encoded by the coding sequence ATGTCCGAAATCATCGCCGGCATTCGCGTGCCTGACAGCGCCATCGCGCGCGCAGCCACGCAGCTCGTGCGCGATACCGAAGACGACCTGCTCTACAACCATAGTCGGCGTGTCTTCCTGTGGGGCGCGCTCACCGGCGAGCGCCGCGGGCTGAAATACGACCCGGAGCTGCTTTACCTCGGCGCCATGTTCCACGACCTGGGCCTCACCGAGAAATATTCGAGCCCCGATCTGCGCTTCGAGGTCGACGGCGCCAATGCCGCCCGCAAATTCATGAAAAGCTACGGCGTGCCCGAGCGTGACATCGAGGACGTCTGGACTGCCATCGCGCTCCACACCACGCCCGGAATCCCCGAGCACATGCGCCCGACCATCGCGCTGGTGACCGCCGGTGTGGAGATGGACGTGCTCGGCATCGCCTATCACGACTTCACGCATGAACAGCGCGACCATGTCTGCGTCCATCATCCGCGTGAGGCAAATTTCAAGGAGAACATCATCGATCACTTCGCCAATGGAATTATCAAGAAGCCGCTGACGACGTTCGGAAACGTGAAGGCCGACGTCCTCGCGCTGAAGGACATGAACTACGTCCGTCAGAACTTCTGCTCGATCATCCTTGGCTCAGCGTGGCCGCACTGA
- a CDS encoding ribonuclease HII — protein MKPSVEQILRADTRAGARAILASIDKRRFENRSEGQRLRKMLRFETSLWESGHAAVAGVDEAGMSPLAGPVSAGAVILKPGTRIVGIDDSKKLDAAAREELAKEIKEKAESWCVAFVEVEEIDAINIYWAGIQAMQRAVRGLRLPPRIVPA, from the coding sequence TTGAAGCCAAGTGTCGAGCAGATCTTGCGGGCAGACACCCGCGCGGGAGCGCGGGCGATCTTGGCTTCAATCGATAAACGCCGCTTCGAGAATAGGTCCGAAGGGCAGCGGCTCCGCAAGATGCTCCGCTTCGAGACCTCCCTCTGGGAAAGTGGCCATGCTGCCGTGGCAGGTGTGGACGAGGCCGGAATGAGCCCTCTCGCCGGGCCGGTCTCCGCTGGCGCCGTGATCCTGAAACCTGGCACGCGGATAGTCGGGATCGACGACTCGAAAAAGCTCGATGCCGCGGCACGCGAAGAACTCGCGAAGGAGATCAAGGAAAAGGCGGAGAGTTGGTGTGTGGCGTTCGTCGAGGTCGAGGAGATCGACGCGATCAATATCTATTGGGCCGGCATCCAGGCTATGCAGCGTGCGGTCCGGGGGCTACGGTTGCCACCCCGCATTGTGCCAGCGTGA
- a CDS encoding NAD(P)/FAD-dependent oxidoreductase: protein MLDTTLNARIQAFLDKFEAALVAGDLDAAVAMFAPECYWRDLVAFTWNIKTMEGRDQIREMLNSCLAQAKPRNWKIADAESATEADGVIECWITFETEVARGYGLVRLQNGQIWTLLTTMVELKGHEEKAGFTRPLGARHGVNPGAKTWKELRDEETEQLGLKTQPYVLIIGGGQGGIALGARLRQLGVPTIIVEKNARPGDSWRNRYKSLCLHDPVWYDHLPYIDFPKNWPVFSPKDKIGDWLEMYTKVMELNYWTGTTAKHADWDDAKKEWTVVVERDGKEITLKPKQLVFATGMSAKPNMPQFKGMDTFKGEQHHSSRHPGPDRYKGKKVVVIGSNNSAHDICAALYEAGVDVTMVQRSTTHIVRSDSLMASIADLYSERAVRGGMTTAKADLIFASLPYKILHQLQKPVYDKIRQDDADFYAGLTRAGFRLDFGDDDSGLFMKYLRRGSGYYIDVGASQLIIDGKVKLVAGQVEEITPNGVRLYDGKELPADVIVYATGYSSMNGFVADLISRDMADKVGKVWGLGSNTTKDPGPWEGEQRNMWKPTQQEGLWFHGGNLHQSRHYSQFLSLQLKARYEGVPTPVYGLQPVHHKA, encoded by the coding sequence ATGCTCGACACCACGCTTAACGCGCGCATCCAGGCCTTTCTCGACAAATTCGAAGCGGCGCTTGTGGCGGGCGACCTGGACGCCGCCGTAGCGATGTTCGCACCCGAGTGCTACTGGCGCGACCTCGTTGCCTTCACCTGGAACATCAAGACCATGGAAGGTCGCGATCAGATCCGCGAGATGCTCAACTCCTGCTTGGCACAAGCAAAGCCACGCAATTGGAAAATAGCCGACGCGGAAAGCGCTACTGAAGCCGACGGCGTAATCGAATGCTGGATCACGTTCGAGACCGAGGTCGCGCGCGGCTACGGTCTAGTCCGTCTCCAGAACGGCCAGATCTGGACGCTTTTGACGACGATGGTCGAACTGAAAGGTCACGAGGAAAAGGCGGGCTTCACCCGGCCGCTTGGTGCCCGCCATGGCGTCAATCCCGGCGCCAAAACATGGAAGGAATTGCGGGACGAGGAAACCGAGCAGCTCGGCCTTAAGACGCAGCCGTACGTGCTCATCATCGGCGGCGGTCAGGGTGGCATCGCACTCGGCGCGCGGTTGCGCCAGCTCGGCGTGCCCACCATCATCGTCGAGAAGAACGCCCGTCCCGGCGACTCCTGGCGCAACCGCTACAAGTCGCTCTGCCTGCATGATCCGGTCTGGTACGATCATTTGCCGTACATCGACTTTCCGAAGAACTGGCCGGTGTTTTCGCCCAAGGACAAGATCGGCGACTGGCTGGAGATGTACACCAAGGTCATGGAGCTGAACTACTGGACCGGCACCACGGCCAAACACGCTGACTGGGACGACGCCAAAAAGGAATGGACGGTTGTCGTCGAGCGCGATGGCAAGGAGATTACGCTCAAGCCGAAGCAGCTGGTTTTCGCGACCGGCATGTCCGCCAAGCCGAACATGCCGCAATTCAAGGGTATGGACACCTTCAAGGGTGAACAGCACCATTCCTCGCGCCACCCAGGTCCCGATCGCTACAAGGGCAAGAAGGTCGTCGTGATCGGCTCGAACAATTCGGCACATGACATCTGCGCCGCGCTGTACGAGGCCGGCGTCGACGTGACCATGGTGCAGCGCTCGACCACCCATATCGTGCGCTCGGATTCGCTGATGGCATCCATCGCGGACCTCTATTCAGAGCGCGCGGTCCGCGGTGGAATGACGACAGCCAAGGCCGATCTGATCTTCGCTTCGCTGCCCTACAAGATCCTGCATCAGTTGCAGAAGCCGGTTTATGACAAGATCCGCCAGGATGACGCCGATTTCTATGCAGGGTTGACGAGAGCCGGTTTTCGGCTCGACTTCGGCGACGACGATTCCGGTCTGTTCATGAAGTACTTGCGTCGCGGCTCGGGCTACTACATCGACGTTGGCGCCTCGCAGCTCATCATCGACGGAAAGGTCAAGTTGGTCGCAGGCCAGGTCGAGGAAATCACGCCCAATGGTGTCAGACTCTACGACGGGAAGGAGCTGCCCGCCGATGTGATCGTCTACGCCACCGGCTACAGTTCGATGAACGGCTTTGTCGCCGACCTGATCAGCCGGGACATGGCCGACAAGGTCGGCAAGGTCTGGGGACTAGGCTCGAATACCACCAAGGATCCCGGCCCATGGGAAGGCGAACAGCGCAACATGTGGAAGCCGACGCAGCAGGAAGGGTTATGGTTCCACGGCGGTAACCTGCACCAGTCGCGTCACTACTCGCAATTCCTGTCCCTACAGTTGAAAGCTCGCTATGAGGGCGTTCCGACCCCGGTCTATGGCCTGCAGCCCGTTCATCACAAGGCATAA
- a CDS encoding NADP-dependent oxidoreductase codes for MIPSSMIRDATEERTLSTMMAWRVREFGPPEIMKFERVPRPEPGAGEVLVKVKAAGVGPWDGWIRAGKSALPQPLPLTLGSDLSGEIVAMGHDVAELAVGDQVYGVTNPQFVGAYAEYAVASAGMVSTKPTSLTHVEAASVPVVAVTAWQALFDHAQLKAGQTVVIQGAAGNVGSYAVQLARQAGVQTIASVSTEDISAVRDLGANTVIDCRTQRFEKEVQDADAVIDLVGGETQERSFQVLRRGGKLISAVSRPGQDLAKRYGVEAAFFLVNVRSEFLTKVARFIDGGKLRTNVGTVLPLADAREAHLMLERVRPQPKGKIVLDVGAS; via the coding sequence ATGATTCCGAGCAGCATGATTCGTGACGCTACTGAAGAGCGAACTCTTTCAACAATGATGGCCTGGCGCGTTCGCGAGTTCGGGCCACCAGAGATCATGAAGTTCGAGCGCGTTCCACGGCCCGAGCCAGGCGCTGGCGAGGTCCTGGTCAAAGTCAAAGCCGCTGGAGTCGGACCATGGGATGGCTGGATCAGGGCTGGCAAGAGCGCTTTGCCGCAACCGCTTCCTCTCACTTTGGGTTCAGATCTTTCTGGTGAAATCGTCGCCATGGGCCATGACGTTGCCGAGTTAGCTGTGGGAGATCAGGTGTACGGTGTTACGAACCCGCAGTTTGTCGGGGCCTACGCCGAATACGCTGTCGCTTCCGCAGGGATGGTTTCGACTAAGCCAACCTCGCTAACCCACGTCGAAGCCGCCTCCGTTCCTGTCGTTGCCGTCACCGCATGGCAGGCATTGTTTGATCACGCCCAACTCAAAGCAGGTCAAACGGTGGTCATTCAGGGAGCGGCCGGTAACGTAGGATCCTATGCGGTTCAACTGGCTCGTCAGGCAGGTGTGCAAACCATCGCATCCGTATCGACGGAGGATATTTCCGCCGTGCGCGACCTCGGCGCAAACACCGTGATTGATTGCCGGACCCAGCGCTTTGAGAAAGAAGTACAGGACGCGGACGCTGTTATTGATCTGGTCGGCGGCGAAACTCAAGAACGCTCATTCCAGGTCCTTCGTCGCGGCGGCAAGCTGATTTCGGCAGTGTCTCGCCCGGGTCAGGACCTTGCAAAGCGCTACGGTGTTGAAGCCGCCTTCTTTCTGGTCAACGTCAGGAGCGAATTTCTGACCAAGGTCGCTCGCTTCATCGATGGTGGAAAACTACGAACAAACGTGGGGACAGTCTTACCGCTCGCGGATGCGCGCGAGGCTCATTTGATGCTGGAACGCGTGCGGCCTCAGCCGAAAGGAAAGATCGTGCTCGACGTCGGAGCGAGTTGA
- a CDS encoding cupin domain-containing protein: protein MRTAAVPLIAAAIALGASPAIAQDREQVKVAFAHTLPNVEGKRLVAVTVTYPPGAKSLAHHHAASAFIYAYVLSGAIRSQVGDEPAKIYHAGESFYEMPGSHHRVSENASDKESASLLAVFVVDSKDEPLTTPDKAPGSQ from the coding sequence CTGCGAACGGCCGCCGTCCCGCTGATAGCAGCAGCGATCGCCCTGGGAGCCTCCCCGGCGATCGCGCAGGACCGGGAGCAGGTGAAAGTCGCCTTCGCGCACACACTGCCGAATGTCGAAGGAAAGAGGCTGGTTGCTGTGACGGTGACTTATCCTCCCGGAGCCAAATCGCTCGCTCATCACCACGCAGCGTCAGCTTTTATCTACGCCTACGTGCTGTCGGGGGCCATCCGTAGTCAAGTCGGCGACGAACCCGCGAAGATCTATCACGCAGGCGAAAGCTTTTACGAAATGCCCGGTTCGCATCACAGGGTCAGTGAGAACGCGAGTGACAAGGAGTCCGCCAGCTTACTGGCGGTCTTCGTTGTGGATTCCAAGGACGAGCCATTGACGACGCCGGACAAGGCGCCGGGATCACAATAA
- a CDS encoding PilZ domain-containing protein, whose amino-acid sequence MIGNNRKTNRVRFDHKHIVRIMGADGTWQRRCHLLDASESGAKLEVEGSTDPLKAQEFFLVLSTTGLAFRRCELIWVDGSQVGIHFVTARTKGKANAEKQRVCSQ is encoded by the coding sequence ATGATTGGAAATAATCGAAAGACAAATCGCGTTCGGTTTGACCACAAACATATCGTTAGGATCATGGGAGCCGATGGGACATGGCAGCGAAGGTGTCATCTTCTCGACGCGTCTGAAAGCGGTGCCAAACTTGAGGTTGAAGGCTCAACCGATCCTCTAAAGGCACAAGAATTTTTCCTCGTTCTATCCACCACAGGTCTGGCATTTCGGCGATGCGAACTGATTTGGGTCGATGGATCTCAGGTCGGAATTCATTTCGTCACCGCGCGGACAAAGGGCAAAGCGAACGCAGAGAAACAACGTGTTTGTTCACAATAG
- a CDS encoding GlxA family transcriptional regulator codes for MPVQAVAIVVCEGVQALDVAGPMDVFSEANTFLGSAYRYETVLVAAHRNPLRASNGIRMVADLTFDEAAGGFDIVLVAGTPTPPEAEPEPCLLQWVKELPWRSSVYGSICTGAFVLGYAGLLDDRRVTTHWQDAQALAARFPKAKVEPDLIYVRDGRLITAAGVTAGIDLGLALVGQRHGAETALKVAKRLVVVAQRQGGQSQFSPYLTAPADPESPIARIQDHVMANIGDRHTLESLAAVVGMSPRNLARHFGQVTGTTPHEFIERARIDAARMMLEASDRPLKAIAFDCGFGSADRMRIVFSTRLGVTPVQYRASFRRAEPQ; via the coding sequence GTGCCGGTACAGGCTGTCGCGATCGTCGTCTGTGAGGGGGTCCAGGCCCTGGACGTGGCGGGGCCGATGGATGTGTTCAGCGAGGCGAACACGTTTCTCGGCAGCGCGTATCGCTACGAAACGGTATTGGTTGCTGCTCACCGCAATCCGCTGCGCGCGTCGAACGGCATACGCATGGTCGCCGACCTGACTTTCGATGAGGCGGCGGGCGGCTTCGACATCGTTCTGGTGGCCGGCACTCCGACGCCACCGGAAGCGGAGCCCGAACCGTGCCTGCTTCAGTGGGTCAAGGAGCTACCGTGGCGCTCCAGCGTCTATGGATCGATCTGCACTGGGGCTTTTGTGCTCGGTTATGCCGGCCTCCTCGACGATCGGCGTGTCACCACCCATTGGCAGGATGCACAGGCGCTGGCGGCCAGGTTTCCGAAGGCCAAAGTCGAACCGGATCTGATCTATGTCCGCGATGGACGGTTGATCACCGCGGCTGGTGTGACTGCGGGGATAGATTTGGGCTTGGCGCTCGTCGGGCAGCGGCACGGCGCGGAAACGGCGCTCAAGGTCGCCAAGCGGCTGGTTGTAGTTGCCCAGCGCCAGGGCGGACAATCGCAGTTCAGTCCCTACCTCACGGCACCTGCGGATCCGGAATCGCCAATCGCACGCATCCAGGACCATGTCATGGCCAATATTGGGGATCGCCACACGTTGGAGTCGCTTGCCGCTGTGGTCGGCATGAGCCCCCGGAATCTGGCCCGGCATTTCGGGCAGGTGACCGGGACCACACCGCACGAGTTCATCGAGCGCGCCCGTATTGATGCCGCGCGCATGATGCTGGAAGCAAGCGACCGACCGCTGAAGGCCATTGCCTTCGATTGCGGCTTCGGATCTGCGGATCGGATGAGGATTGTCTTCAGCACCCGTCTCGGCGTGACCCCTGTCCAATATCGCGCCAGCTTCCGACGAGCAGAACCGCAATAG